A region from the Mycolicibacterium litorale genome encodes:
- a CDS encoding dienelactone hydrolase family protein → MTTVSLRRSIGHLTFDHVLVRPETHRPAPATVLVFHGMEGRSDAQLAIAERLTGWGCQAIAVDLFGEAVSAGGAQRCADEMTAFLGDRGALAERLSAVLTALTEVPEVDADAVAAIGFCFGGLCVLDLARAGHPLRAVTSFHGLLTPPDWSVDGVIPARVAVHHGWDDPLAPPHDVVALGAELTARGADWQLHAYGGAMHAFMAPFAAQPERGIQYHPVVAERAWRSLGDFLREALPTD, encoded by the coding sequence ATGACGACGGTTTCGCTGCGCCGCTCGATCGGCCACCTCACCTTCGACCACGTCCTGGTCAGGCCCGAGACTCACAGACCCGCACCGGCGACGGTGTTGGTGTTCCACGGGATGGAGGGCCGCAGTGACGCCCAGCTCGCGATCGCCGAGCGGTTGACCGGGTGGGGTTGTCAGGCGATCGCCGTCGACCTGTTCGGTGAGGCGGTGAGTGCGGGCGGAGCACAGCGGTGCGCCGACGAGATGACCGCGTTCCTCGGCGACCGGGGTGCGTTGGCCGAGCGGCTGTCGGCGGTGCTGACCGCACTGACGGAGGTACCGGAGGTCGATGCCGACGCGGTGGCGGCGATCGGTTTCTGTTTCGGCGGTCTGTGCGTCCTCGATCTGGCGCGAGCCGGACACCCGCTGCGGGCGGTCACGAGTTTCCACGGATTGCTGACGCCGCCGGACTGGTCGGTCGACGGGGTGATTCCGGCGCGGGTCGCGGTCCATCACGGATGGGACGACCCACTGGCGCCGCCGCACGATGTGGTGGCACTGGGCGCGGAGCTGACCGCCCGGGGTGCGGATTGGCAGTTGCACGCCTACGGCGGCGCCATGCATGCGTTCATGGCGCCGTTCGCCGCTCAGCCGGAGCGCGGCATCCAGTACCACCCGGTGGTCGCCGAGCGGGCATGGCGATCGCTGGGCGACTTCCTGCGCGAGGCGCTGCCCACTGACTAG
- a CDS encoding ferritin-like domain-containing protein, which translates to MTTADTTKLLAQLRAILDLTNTEIQVAETRVAQSRTDAVRTELEQNASNGRDRAEAIESVIRDLGGYPDVIGPFFGRAAAAVKALTEQAEPFDEALLGDLALEDQLLDRSRYLKALAVAAKQPDVEALADRLITAHSATVDWLTTVLAEDALGGPAALRRTPLQAAAGVAVRAVNLPLTWTTRGVDRTVEALRNTGPAFNDLVSRGSRVTEVATKAISASRDVALGAAEKVTRDEGAGRAADALHSVRDGAGALDASELPIKGYDELTVTEAVAEVKGLTDPSDIRTIVAWEEAHKNRSRVVSAAQTRLAAIAQEVVGIS; encoded by the coding sequence TTGACTACTGCAGATACCACGAAGTTGCTCGCCCAGTTGCGGGCGATACTCGATCTGACCAACACCGAGATCCAGGTCGCCGAGACCCGGGTCGCGCAGTCCCGCACCGACGCGGTCCGCACGGAGCTGGAGCAGAACGCCTCCAACGGGCGTGACCGGGCGGAGGCGATCGAGAGCGTCATCCGCGATCTCGGCGGATACCCCGATGTCATCGGGCCGTTCTTCGGCCGGGCCGCCGCCGCGGTGAAGGCACTGACCGAGCAGGCCGAACCGTTCGACGAGGCGCTGCTGGGCGACCTCGCGCTCGAGGACCAGCTGCTGGACCGGTCGCGCTATCTCAAGGCGCTGGCCGTCGCCGCCAAGCAGCCGGACGTGGAGGCCCTGGCCGACCGTCTGATCACCGCGCACTCCGCCACGGTCGACTGGCTGACCACCGTGCTGGCCGAGGACGCCCTCGGCGGGCCGGCCGCGCTGCGCCGCACGCCGCTGCAGGCGGCTGCCGGCGTTGCGGTCCGGGCGGTCAACCTGCCGCTGACCTGGACCACCCGTGGCGTCGACCGCACGGTCGAGGCGCTGCGCAACACCGGCCCGGCGTTCAACGACCTGGTCAGCCGCGGCAGCCGCGTCACCGAGGTGGCGACGAAGGCCATCAGCGCGTCGCGGGACGTCGCGCTGGGAGCCGCCGAGAAGGTCACCCGTGACGAAGGTGCCGGCCGGGCGGCCGACGCGCTGCACTCGGTCCGCGACGGGGCCGGAGCACTCGACGCCTCCGAGTTGCCGATCAAGGGCTACGACGAGTTGACGGTCACCGAAGCCGTCGCCGAGGTCAAGGGCCTCACCGATCCGTCGGACATCCGGACCATCGTCGCCTGGGAGGAAGCGCACAAGAACCGCTCACGCGTCGTGTCGGCCGCCCAGACGCGGCTGGCCGCCATCGCGCAGGAGGTCGTCGGCATCAGCTGA
- a CDS encoding SGNH/GDSL hydrolase family protein yields MASTKTTKRVLCFGDSLTWGWVPVEDGVPTQRYGPDVRWTGVLADELGPNYTVIEEGLSARTTTADDPSDPRLNGSAYLPSCLASHLPLDLVVIMLGTNDTKAYFHREPLDIAMGMGVLVTQVLGSAGGVGTVYPAPRTLVVAPPPVAAMPHPWFAMIFAGAQEKTAALPAAYSALASFMKVDFFDAGSVISTDGVDGIHFTEQNNRDLGLALTTKVRTLLA; encoded by the coding sequence ATGGCCAGTACAAAGACGACGAAACGCGTTCTCTGCTTCGGTGACTCGCTGACCTGGGGCTGGGTCCCGGTCGAGGACGGAGTGCCGACCCAGCGCTACGGGCCCGACGTGCGGTGGACCGGTGTGCTGGCCGACGAGTTGGGCCCGAACTACACCGTCATCGAGGAAGGGCTCAGCGCCCGCACCACCACGGCCGACGATCCCAGCGATCCGCGCCTCAACGGGTCGGCCTACCTGCCGTCGTGCCTGGCCAGCCACCTCCCGCTCGACCTGGTCGTGATCATGCTGGGCACCAACGACACCAAGGCGTACTTCCACCGGGAGCCACTCGACATCGCGATGGGGATGGGCGTTCTGGTCACTCAGGTCCTGGGCAGCGCGGGCGGTGTGGGCACCGTCTACCCCGCACCCCGCACACTCGTCGTGGCCCCACCGCCGGTCGCGGCCATGCCGCATCCGTGGTTCGCGATGATCTTCGCCGGGGCGCAGGAGAAGACCGCCGCGCTGCCTGCGGCCTATTCGGCGCTGGCGTCGTTCATGAAGGTCGACTTCTTCGATGCGGGCTCCGTCATCAGCACCGACGGGGTGGACGGCATCCACTTCACCGAGCAGAACAACCGCGATCTGGGACTGGCTCTGACGACGAAGGTGCGCACGCTACTGGCGTAG
- a CDS encoding ZIP family metal transporter, translating into MLTAVYFGLAASSALVIGAVAGVRWSPPKRVTGVLLAFASGALISALTFELFEEAFTMAGGWHAGLGLLAGAAAFVIADTLLDKYVAGRSGPDAREVAASGARRGVGLALLAAVTLDGVPENVALGVSLVGGASLSLLAAIFFSNLPESLVGAVAMRKSGMSNGTVVFTWVACAVLLALAVVLGRATAGVLSEQVLALALAFAGGAVLASLADTLMPEAFEHGRPLNAFATAGGFFVSFLLAA; encoded by the coding sequence GTGTTGACCGCGGTCTACTTCGGCCTCGCGGCGTCGAGCGCCCTGGTCATCGGCGCCGTGGCCGGGGTGCGGTGGAGCCCGCCGAAGCGGGTGACCGGCGTCCTGCTCGCCTTCGCCAGCGGCGCCCTGATCTCGGCCCTGACCTTCGAACTGTTCGAAGAGGCGTTCACGATGGCGGGCGGCTGGCACGCCGGCCTCGGATTGCTCGCCGGCGCAGCGGCATTCGTCATCGCCGATACCTTGCTGGACAAGTACGTCGCCGGCCGTTCGGGCCCGGACGCCCGCGAAGTCGCGGCCTCCGGCGCCCGCCGCGGAGTCGGGCTGGCGCTCCTCGCGGCCGTCACGCTCGACGGTGTCCCGGAGAACGTGGCGCTCGGCGTCTCCCTGGTCGGCGGCGCGTCGCTGTCGCTGCTCGCGGCGATCTTCTTCTCGAACCTGCCCGAATCGCTCGTCGGTGCCGTCGCGATGCGCAAATCCGGAATGTCCAATGGGACAGTGGTATTCACGTGGGTTGCCTGTGCGGTGCTGTTGGCACTGGCCGTCGTGCTCGGCCGCGCGACCGCCGGGGTGCTCAGCGAGCAGGTGCTCGCGCTGGCGCTGGCCTTCGCCGGCGGCGCGGTACTGGCGTCACTGGCCGACACCCTGATGCCGGAGGCCTTCGAACACGGCCGGCCGCTCAACGCCTTCGCCACGGCGGGCGGGTTCTTCGTGTCGTTCCTGCTCGCCGCCTGA
- a CDS encoding heme-binding protein, translating to MKFSGNAARRGMAGAFVGCLFGGVAAATIAAPTASAAVDCSAGGVANTVSSVTGSARQYLADHPGANQVVTAAMNQPRPQAEANIRGYFTANTQEYYELRGILAPIGETQRQCNVSVLPADLASAYDQFMAG from the coding sequence ATGAAATTCAGTGGTAATGCTGCGCGCCGGGGGATGGCCGGTGCGTTCGTCGGTTGCCTGTTCGGCGGTGTGGCCGCAGCAACCATTGCGGCGCCCACGGCGTCGGCTGCGGTCGACTGCTCGGCCGGCGGCGTCGCGAACACCGTCAGCAGCGTGACCGGTTCGGCCCGCCAGTATCTGGCCGACCATCCGGGTGCCAACCAGGTGGTGACCGCGGCGATGAACCAGCCTCGCCCGCAGGCCGAGGCCAACATCCGCGGCTACTTCACCGCCAACACGCAGGAGTACTACGAGCTGCGGGGCATCCTGGCACCGATCGGTGAGACGCAGCGGCAGTGCAACGTCAGCGTGCTGCCCGCCGATCTGGCATCGGCCTACGACCAGTTCATGGCCGGCTGA
- a CDS encoding SDR family NAD(P)-dependent oxidoreductase: MAGRTIVITGASDGVGAAAAQRLSRSGENVVVVGRSPQKTAAVADALGADSYVADFADLAQVRDLARRLLDACPRIDVLANNAGGVMNTRETTVDGFEKTFQVNHLAPLLLTTLLLDRLIESGASVLNTSSMANKFARVDFDDLDAVQKQNGSVAYGTSKLANILFAKELHRRYHPSGISTAAFHPGPVASNFSAEVNNPVFGLLYRSPLRHIALIGAEQGSDELVWLASAQPGVDWQSGQYYYKHKVARANKLADDAGIASRLWDRSLELLGEKAVS; encoded by the coding sequence GTGGCCGGAAGAACGATCGTCATCACCGGGGCCAGTGACGGTGTCGGTGCGGCAGCGGCTCAACGCTTGAGCCGCAGCGGTGAGAACGTCGTCGTGGTGGGGCGGTCGCCGCAGAAGACGGCCGCCGTCGCCGATGCGTTGGGCGCGGACTCGTACGTCGCCGACTTCGCGGATCTGGCTCAGGTGCGTGACCTCGCGCGCCGACTTCTCGACGCCTGTCCGCGCATCGACGTTTTGGCCAACAACGCCGGCGGCGTGATGAACACCCGTGAGACCACCGTCGACGGATTCGAGAAGACGTTCCAGGTCAACCACCTGGCGCCGCTGCTGTTGACGACGCTGCTGCTCGACCGGCTGATCGAGTCCGGGGCGTCGGTGCTCAACACCTCCAGCATGGCCAACAAGTTCGCCCGGGTGGATTTCGACGACCTCGACGCGGTGCAGAAGCAGAACGGGTCGGTGGCCTACGGCACGTCCAAGCTGGCGAACATCCTGTTCGCCAAGGAACTGCACCGCCGCTACCACCCGTCCGGGATCTCCACGGCCGCATTCCATCCCGGTCCGGTGGCCTCGAACTTCAGCGCCGAGGTGAACAACCCGGTGTTCGGGTTGCTCTACCGCAGCCCGCTGCGCCACATCGCACTGATCGGGGCCGAGCAGGGCAGCGACGAATTGGTGTGGCTCGCATCGGCGCAGCCGGGCGTGGACTGGCAGTCCGGACAGTATTACTACAAGCACAAGGTCGCCCGGGCGAACAAGCTCGCCGACGACGCGGGGATCGCTTCGCGGCTGTGGGACCGCAGCCTCGAACTGCTGGGGGAGAAGGCGGTGTCATGA
- a CDS encoding MmpS family protein, whose translation MLSVAKKAWIPILVLVVVLIAGFTVHRIRGFFGSDGITVTPRVFADDPEPFDPKVVRYEISGNGSYANINYLDLDSKPQRLDNTAIPWGITLETTEASAAPNIFAQGDGDSITCRIIVDDEVKDERTATGVNALTYCFVKSA comes from the coding sequence ATGTTGAGTGTCGCCAAGAAGGCGTGGATACCCATTCTCGTTCTTGTCGTGGTGCTGATCGCGGGGTTCACCGTGCACCGCATCCGCGGCTTCTTCGGATCCGACGGCATCACGGTGACCCCCAGGGTCTTTGCTGACGACCCGGAGCCGTTCGACCCCAAGGTCGTTCGCTACGAGATCTCGGGTAATGGCAGCTACGCCAACATCAACTACCTCGACCTCGACTCCAAACCGCAACGCCTCGACAACACAGCAATTCCCTGGGGCATCACCCTCGAGACGACGGAGGCGTCCGCCGCCCCCAACATCTTCGCCCAGGGCGACGGCGATTCGATCACCTGCCGAATCATCGTCGACGACGAGGTCAAAGACGAGAGGACCGCAACCGGCGTGAACGCCCTGACCTACTGCTTCGTGAAGTCCGCATGA
- a CDS encoding TetR/AcrR family transcriptional regulator, translated as MVTGRNRRSDAFANVHRIVAAAREVFGRDGDNATLSQVAEAAGVANATLYRHFPNRRALAAAVYEDIVVTDIKPAILALGRDAPRTAFIDALAHLEEVMFRQRPLLASIGDLAELTAQLFTRDREQFDDMIMQAQATGELRPDLTSDDVATFVAMVTTASVAMDQPRPMRRRYLSLMFDALNPAATEPLPPPTRSTKRRAQQETAR; from the coding sequence ATGGTGACCGGGCGCAACCGGCGCTCGGACGCCTTCGCCAACGTCCACCGTATCGTCGCCGCCGCCCGCGAGGTCTTCGGCCGCGACGGGGACAACGCCACCCTGAGCCAGGTCGCCGAGGCGGCCGGCGTCGCGAATGCCACTCTCTACCGGCACTTCCCGAACCGCCGGGCGCTCGCCGCCGCGGTGTACGAGGACATCGTCGTCACCGACATCAAACCGGCGATCCTGGCACTCGGCCGCGACGCGCCCCGCACGGCGTTCATCGACGCGCTCGCCCACCTCGAAGAGGTGATGTTCCGGCAGCGGCCGCTGCTCGCCTCGATCGGTGACCTCGCCGAACTCACCGCGCAGTTGTTCACCCGCGACCGTGAACAGTTCGACGACATGATCATGCAGGCCCAGGCCACCGGCGAGCTGCGGCCCGACCTCACCTCCGATGACGTGGCGACGTTCGTCGCGATGGTCACCACCGCGTCGGTGGCCATGGACCAGCCGCGGCCGATGCGCCGCCGCTACCTCAGCCTCATGTTCGACGCGCTCAATCCCGCTGCCACAGAACCACTTCCGCCACCGACGCGGAGCACCAAACGGCGCGCCCAGCAGGAGACCGCCCGCTGA
- a CDS encoding RND family transporter, producing MSAPTTDAPTDAFPPSKPAHRGFIPRTIRTLAVPIILVWIAVIAVLNVIVPQLEEVGQMRAVSMSPDDAPAMISMKRVGEVFQEGDSDSNVMIVLEGEEPLGDAAHVFYDQMIDRLEADPEHVQSVQDFWSDPMTASGSQSNDGKAAYVQVKLAGNQGEALANESVEAVQHIVAGLEPPPGVKAYVTGPAALAADQHIAGDRSMRMIEMVTFTVIIVMLLLVYRSIVTVLLMLVTVVLSLAAARGVVSFLGYHEIIGLSTFATNLLVTLAIAAATDYAIFLIGRYQEARGLGEDKETAYYTMFHGTAHVVVGSGLTIAGATFCLSFTRLPYFQTLGVPLAIGMVVVVLTSLTLGAAMITVASKFGLLEPKRAMRVRGWRKIGAATVRWPGPILVATIALSLVGLLTLPGYRTNYNDRNYLPQDLPANEGYAAADRHFSSARLNPELLMVESDHDLRNSADFLVINKIAKAIFQVEGISRVQAITRPDGKPISNTSIPFLIGMQGTQQKLTEKYNEGLTAQMLDQAAEMQTTIDNMEEMQRITVQMAATTHNMVTKMKDMTVDVEELRDHIANFDDFFRPIRNYFYWEPHCYNIPVCFAIRSVFDTLDGINVMTDDIKAIIPDMERLDALMPQMVALMPKMLETMKTMKVMMLNMYSTQKGMQDQATAMQGDTTVMGEAFDASMNDDSFYLPPEVFDNADFKRGMEQFISPDGKSVRFIISHDGDPLTPEGIAKIDKIETAAKEAIKGTPLEGSTIYLGGSAAMFKDMNDGNTYDLLIAAIASLALIFIIMLLITRSVVASAVIVGTVVLSLGASFGLSVLIWQHIIGIELHWMVMAMSVIILLAVGADYNLLLVSRLKEEIHAGLRTGIIRAMGGSGSVVTAAGLVFAFTMISMAVSELTVIAQVGTTIGLGLLFDTLVIRAFMTPSIAALLGKWFWWPQRVRNQPVPSPWPTPPPKAPEPVSAP from the coding sequence ATGAGCGCGCCCACGACCGACGCGCCCACCGACGCGTTCCCGCCGTCGAAGCCCGCGCACCGGGGTTTCATCCCGCGGACGATCCGCACCCTCGCGGTGCCGATCATCCTCGTCTGGATCGCCGTCATCGCGGTCCTGAACGTCATCGTCCCGCAGCTCGAAGAGGTCGGGCAGATGCGCGCGGTGTCGATGAGCCCCGACGACGCCCCGGCGATGATCTCGATGAAGCGCGTCGGCGAGGTCTTCCAGGAGGGCGACTCCGACAGCAACGTGATGATCGTGCTGGAGGGTGAGGAACCGCTCGGCGACGCGGCACACGTGTTCTACGACCAGATGATCGACCGGCTCGAAGCCGATCCGGAGCACGTCCAGTCGGTGCAGGACTTCTGGAGCGATCCGATGACCGCTTCGGGATCGCAGAGCAACGACGGCAAGGCCGCCTACGTGCAGGTGAAGCTGGCCGGTAACCAGGGCGAGGCGCTGGCCAACGAGTCGGTGGAAGCCGTCCAGCACATCGTCGCAGGCCTGGAGCCGCCGCCGGGGGTCAAGGCCTACGTGACCGGTCCGGCGGCCCTGGCCGCCGACCAGCACATCGCCGGCGACCGCAGTATGCGGATGATCGAGATGGTCACGTTCACGGTGATCATCGTGATGCTGCTCCTCGTCTACCGCTCGATCGTCACGGTGCTGCTGATGCTCGTCACCGTGGTGCTGTCGCTGGCCGCGGCGCGCGGCGTGGTGTCGTTCCTCGGCTACCACGAGATCATCGGGCTCTCCACGTTCGCCACCAACCTCCTGGTGACGTTGGCCATCGCGGCGGCGACCGACTACGCGATCTTCCTGATCGGCCGATATCAGGAGGCCCGAGGTCTCGGCGAGGACAAAGAGACCGCGTACTACACGATGTTCCACGGCACCGCGCACGTCGTGGTCGGCTCCGGTCTGACCATCGCCGGTGCCACATTCTGCCTGAGCTTCACCCGGCTGCCGTACTTCCAGACCCTCGGTGTTCCGCTGGCGATCGGCATGGTCGTCGTGGTGCTCACCTCGCTGACCCTGGGTGCGGCGATGATCACCGTCGCCAGCAAGTTCGGGCTGCTCGAGCCCAAGCGCGCGATGCGGGTCCGCGGGTGGCGCAAGATCGGTGCGGCCACCGTGCGCTGGCCCGGACCGATCCTGGTCGCCACCATCGCGCTCTCGCTGGTCGGTCTGCTCACGCTGCCCGGTTACCGGACCAACTACAACGACCGTAACTATCTGCCACAGGACCTTCCCGCCAACGAGGGTTACGCGGCGGCGGACCGGCACTTCTCCAGCGCGCGGTTGAATCCCGAGCTGCTGATGGTCGAGAGTGACCATGATCTGCGGAACTCCGCGGACTTCCTGGTGATCAACAAGATCGCCAAGGCGATCTTCCAGGTCGAGGGCATCTCACGGGTGCAGGCGATCACCAGGCCGGACGGTAAACCCATCTCGAACACGTCGATCCCGTTCCTGATCGGCATGCAGGGCACCCAGCAGAAGCTGACCGAGAAGTACAACGAGGGCCTCACGGCGCAGATGCTGGATCAGGCTGCCGAGATGCAGACCACCATCGACAACATGGAGGAGATGCAGCGGATCACCGTCCAGATGGCCGCGACCACGCACAACATGGTCACGAAGATGAAGGACATGACCGTCGACGTCGAGGAATTGCGCGACCACATCGCCAATTTCGACGATTTCTTCCGGCCGATCCGCAACTACTTCTACTGGGAACCGCACTGCTACAACATCCCGGTCTGCTTCGCGATCCGGTCGGTGTTCGACACGCTCGACGGCATCAACGTGATGACCGACGACATCAAGGCGATCATCCCGGACATGGAACGGCTCGACGCGCTGATGCCGCAGATGGTCGCGCTGATGCCGAAGATGCTCGAGACCATGAAGACCATGAAGGTCATGATGCTGAACATGTATTCCACGCAGAAGGGAATGCAGGATCAGGCGACGGCCATGCAGGGCGATACGACCGTCATGGGCGAGGCGTTCGACGCGTCGATGAACGACGACTCGTTCTACCTGCCGCCCGAGGTGTTCGACAACGCCGACTTCAAACGCGGTATGGAGCAGTTCATCTCACCCGACGGCAAGTCGGTGCGGTTCATCATCAGCCACGACGGTGATCCGCTGACCCCCGAGGGCATCGCCAAGATCGACAAGATCGAGACCGCGGCCAAGGAGGCGATCAAGGGCACCCCGCTGGAGGGTTCGACGATCTACCTCGGTGGTAGCGCCGCGATGTTCAAGGACATGAACGACGGCAACACCTATGACCTGTTGATCGCCGCAATCGCTTCGCTGGCACTGATCTTCATCATCATGCTGCTCATCACCCGAAGCGTGGTCGCGTCCGCGGTGATCGTCGGCACGGTGGTGTTGTCACTCGGCGCCTCGTTCGGCCTGTCGGTACTGATCTGGCAGCACATCATCGGCATCGAGCTGCACTGGATGGTGATGGCGATGTCGGTCATCATCCTGCTGGCGGTCGGTGCGGACTACAACCTGCTCCTGGTGTCCCGCCTCAAAGAGGAGATCCATGCGGGTCTGCGGACCGGCATCATCCGCGCGATGGGCGGCAGTGGGTCGGTGGTGACCGCGGCGGGTCTGGTGTTCGCGTTCACGATGATCTCGATGGCGGTCAGTGAGCTGACGGTGATCGCCCAGGTGGGTACGACCATCGGCCTGGGTCTGCTGTTCGACACCCTGGTCATCCGCGCCTTCATGACGCCGTCGATCGCGGCGCTGCTGGGCAAGTGGTTCTGGTGGCCGCAGCGGGTCCGTAACCAGCCGGTGCCGTCACCGTGGCCGACACCGCCGCCGAAGGCGCCGGAACCGGTCTCGGCGCCCTGA
- a CDS encoding AAA family ATPase, whose translation MTAARIRPDQQSLAETQRVIRAVGDAFAAKVVGQQNLRESLLIGLLTGGHVLIESVPGLAKTTAARVIAAAIAGEFQRIQCTPDLLPSDIIGTQIYDAATNRFVTQLGPVHANIVLLDEINRSSAKTQSAMLEAMEERQTTIAGQVYPLPEPFLVIATQNPVDQEGTYPLSEAQTDRFMIKDVLEYPSVDEEVEVMARIDAGIYEADRPTAPVVGLDDVRRAQQVVRHVHVDRVLVQYASRLVEVTRRPEQYLPKQTARFVSYGASPRATIALCQAARARAVLAGRGHVLPEDVAAVTHRVLRHRLILGFEAASAGVTADRIVDAVLQAVRVP comes from the coding sequence ATGACTGCCGCACGCATACGACCTGACCAGCAATCCCTGGCCGAGACGCAGCGCGTCATACGCGCCGTCGGCGACGCGTTCGCCGCCAAGGTGGTCGGACAGCAGAACCTGCGAGAATCGTTGCTGATCGGCCTGCTGACCGGTGGCCACGTCCTCATCGAGAGCGTGCCGGGCCTGGCCAAGACCACCGCGGCACGGGTGATCGCCGCCGCCATCGCCGGCGAGTTCCAGCGCATCCAGTGCACCCCTGATCTGTTGCCGAGCGACATCATCGGCACCCAGATCTACGATGCGGCCACCAACCGCTTCGTCACCCAACTCGGCCCGGTGCACGCCAACATCGTGCTGCTCGACGAGATCAACCGGTCCAGCGCGAAGACCCAGAGCGCCATGCTCGAGGCGATGGAGGAACGCCAGACGACGATCGCGGGCCAGGTCTATCCGCTGCCCGAACCGTTCCTGGTCATCGCCACCCAGAACCCCGTCGACCAGGAGGGCACGTATCCGCTCTCGGAGGCGCAGACCGACCGGTTCATGATCAAGGACGTCCTCGAGTACCCCTCGGTCGACGAGGAGGTGGAGGTGATGGCGCGCATCGACGCCGGCATCTACGAGGCCGACCGCCCGACCGCGCCGGTGGTCGGATTGGACGATGTGCGGCGGGCCCAGCAGGTGGTCCGGCACGTCCACGTGGACCGTGTGCTCGTGCAGTACGCCAGCCGGCTGGTGGAGGTGACCCGCCGCCCCGAGCAGTACCTGCCGAAGCAGACCGCCCGGTTCGTCTCCTACGGCGCGAGTCCACGCGCCACCATCGCGCTCTGCCAGGCCGCCCGCGCACGGGCCGTGCTCGCCGGCCGCGGGCATGTCCTGCCCGAGGACGTCGCCGCGGTGACGCACCGGGTGCTGCGCCACCGGCTGATCCTGGGCTTCGAAGCGGCCAGCGCCGGTGTCACCGCGGACCGGATCGTCGACGCGGTCCTGCAGGCCGTGCGGGTGCCCTGA
- a CDS encoding SRPBCC family protein, protein MTVSVVDNGAGQVSRSVEVDAPVAEVFALVADPRRHHEFDGSGTVGANIDAPANLVAGSRFSTKMRMYGVPYRITSTVTALNPNRLVEWRHPFGHHWRFELEELSPTRTRVTETFDFRDTGVVKDALRYYERTGFAKRNAAGIEETLRRLHDRFA, encoded by the coding sequence ATGACGGTTTCGGTGGTGGACAACGGAGCCGGCCAGGTGAGCCGGTCGGTCGAGGTCGACGCGCCGGTGGCGGAGGTCTTCGCCCTGGTGGCCGATCCGCGGCGCCATCACGAGTTCGACGGTTCCGGCACAGTGGGCGCCAACATCGACGCGCCGGCGAATCTGGTTGCCGGCTCGCGGTTCTCGACCAAGATGCGGATGTACGGTGTGCCGTACCGGATCACCAGCACCGTGACCGCGCTCAACCCGAATCGGCTCGTCGAGTGGCGCCATCCGTTCGGCCACCACTGGCGCTTCGAACTGGAGGAGCTCTCACCGACGCGAACGCGGGTGACGGAGACCTTCGACTTCCGCGACACCGGAGTGGTCAAGGACGCGCTGCGGTACTACGAGCGCACCGGTTTCGCGAAACGCAATGCGGCCGGGATCGAGGAGACCTTGCGCCGGCTGCACGACCGGTTCGCCTGA